The DNA segment CCGCGTGACCTGGAGGCCCACGGCTCGCATCGCCTCCTCGATGTAATCCGCAGCCCGGTCGAGCCTGCCGGGAAGGTCGTAGCTCCGCACCCCCACCTCCCCGGCCAGGAACCGTACGTGCGCCTCCAGGCGGCTCTGCAGTTCGTCAGCCATGCCTCCATGATAATGAAGACAGCACCTCCGGGTCCAGACCTTTTTAAACTCGCCATAGCCAGTGACTTCCTTGTCAACGGCAACGGACATCCCGATGTTAAATCGCAGCAGGCCGAGCCCGGGGTCACGGACCCCTTTTTTAAACCCGTTGTAACCAGTGCCGCCCCTTTCAACGGTGAAGGGCTTACCGGTGTCAGGTTGGTGCAGGCCGAGCCTGCGGGTCACGGACCCCCTTTTTAACTCGTTGTAACCAGTGCCGTCCCTTTCAACGGTGAAGGGCTTACCGGTGTCAGGTCGATGCAGGCCGAGCCTGCCGGGGGCCAGCCCCTTTTTAACTCCCACCTGCACGGTGTCTTCCCCTTCAAAGGCGAAGGACATTTCAATGTTAAGTCGCTGGGCCCGTGGCCCCTTGACTCTGGAGTGGGGTACGGGGTTTATACTGGAGTTAGGAGGAGAGATGAGGATAGGGGAGCTGGCCAGAGGGGCAGGCGTGAACGTGGAGACCATCCGCTTTTACGAGCGCAGGGGGCTTATCCCCAGGCCCCCGCGCAGGGAGTCCGGCTACAGGGTCTATGGCGAGGAGCACCTCCGGCGGCTGCATTTCATCCGCAGGGCCAAGGACCTGGGGTTCAGCCTGGAGGAGGTCCGCGAGCTGCTGGCCCTGCGCGCGGCCCCGGGTGTCTCCTGTGCCCGGATAAAGCAGCAGGCCGGGGAGAAGCTGGCCGACATCGAGGGGAAGCTCGAGACCCTGGAGAGGATGCGTGACGTCCTGGCCCGGTTGGTCAAGGAATGCCGGGGCCGGGGGCCCCTCGAGGACTGCCCCATCCTGGCGGCCCTGGAGGGGCCGGGGGGAAGAAGGCTCAAGGAAAAAGGGAGGAGGGCCGGAGATACGGACCCTCCGGAAAGGAGAGGGAAGATGAGTGCGAAGCGGACCATCGAGGTATTCAGCGCGGGCTGTCCGGTCTGCCAAGAGACGGTGGCCGAGGTGAGGCGGGCCGCCTGCCCCTCCTGCGAGGTGACCGTCCTGGACATGAAGGACCCCGCGGTGGCCGACCGCGCCCGCGCCCTGGGGGTGCGCTCCGTTCCTGCGGTGGCCATTGACGGCAAGCTTGCCGGCTGCTGCGCGGGCCGGGGCGTGGACATCGAGACCCTCAAAAAAGAGGGCCTCGGCAGGCCCTGAGGCACCCCGCATGAACGCGAGGGGCTCTTCTCGGAAGAGCCCTCGCCTGATGTTACGGGGGTGTGAGGGCCGCCGGGCTCAGTACCCGCCCTTTTTCTCCATCGTGCCGAAGCCCTCGGGGTTTACCACGTACCAGGAGTCTCCCAGCCCTTCCCCTTTTGTGTCACCGGGCCCACCGTCGCCGGAATAGTAGTAAAGCGGATACCCCCGGAAGGTTGTCTGCATCTCTCCGTCGGACCGGGTGATGGTGCCGAAGTCGTCTTTCGCAAGTCCCTCGCCCACGGAGGGGTCCTCCCCGGCATAGAAGACGGGCCAGTTATACAGGCAGCCGCCGGTGCAGTTGCTCTGACCCGGCTCGTCCTTCTTGAAGTAGTACAGGGTCATCCCTTTCCCGTCGGTGAGGTACTTGCCAAGGTCCGGCTTGTCCTTCACCATGATGTCCGCCGCCAGGGCGGTGCCCGCAACCATGAACACCAACACAACCACGGCAGCCAGTACCTTCGTCTTCATCGTGCCCTCCTTCTCGGGGGATTTCCTCCCCTTCTCGCGCAGTCCGTGCCCTGCATTCGATGCGTGTGTCCGCCTCCGGCCAGTCCGGCGGGCATCTCCCATACTCTCATTTTAGAGTGAAAGGGCGGGCTGTCAACTGAAATGAGGAGGCCTGCGGCGAGGACCGGCACCCCCGCCGGCAAGGGAGGGTGCCGAACCTCTCGCCCTCGGAGGCCGAGAAATCAGGCTCCGCGGCCATCCCCGGAAAGCCCCCCGGCAGGAATCCCCTTTCTCCGGACGAAGGTTTTGATTCTTCTCGCTTTTTGCCCTGCGTAAAAACTGAGCACGCCCGGAGGATTGCCTTCCCGTTCCGCTACGGTGCCCGCGGAGGCAGATTTCATAACAGATTATGAACACGTTGCCAACAAAAGGCGTTCATAAGAAGGTGGCGGAAGTATGCCAAAAAAGCACAGTGGAAGGGCTCTGCCGCTTCCGGACGGCCAGGCTACCTGATATAGGCTTCCGTCACGTAGCGGCGCATCATCCGGTGGGAGTTGAAATAGTAGGCGTTCTTGCCGATGGCGTTCTGCATCATCCGTATCCAGGTACAGCGTTCGTCGTAGTACGTGGGGATGATGAGCTTTTCGAGCTTCTCATACAGGTCGTCGGCGTCGCCCTTGTCGCTTGAGGCCCCCAGGGTGGTCTCGGTGGGGGCGGGCCCTATGGACCAGCCGGTGTAGCCCTCTATGTGGCCCTCTATCCACCAGCCGTCCAGGACGCTGAAATTCAGCACCCCGTTATGGGCCGCCTTCATCCCCGAGGTCCCGGAGGCCTCGTGGGGGCGCAGGGGGGTGTTGAGCCAGACGTCCACCCCGCTTACCAGCTCCAGGGCGAGCCGCATGTCGTAGCCCGGCAGGTAGACGACCTTCACCCTGCCCTCCAGCTCCTCGGCGCTCTCGAAGACCTGCTTGATGGTCTCCTTGCCGGGGATGTCCTTGGGATGGGCCTTGCCCGCGAAGATGAACTGCACCTTCCCCCCGGCGATGCGGGCCAGGCGCTCCACGTCCCAGAACAAGAGGTGCGCCCGCTTATAGGCCGTGGCCCTCCGGGCAAAGCCCACGGTGAGGGTCTCGCTGTCCAGGTCCTCCCCCGTGGCGGCGTTGACCATGTCTATGAGCTTCCGTTTGCACTCCATGTGGGCTGCCCAGAGCTCGTCGTCGGGGATGCGGCCCACGCGGACGAAGAGCTCCGGCTCGTTCGCCCAGCTCGGCAGGTACCGGTCGAAGAGGCGCTTCAGGGGGTCCGCGGTCCAGGTATAGGAATGCACGCCGTTGGTGACCGAGAAGATCTCGTAGCCGGGGAACATGGTGCGGGAGACGTCCCGGTGCTTCTTGGCCACTCCGTTGACGTACTCGCAGAGGTTCAGGCCCAGCAGGGTCATGTTCAGCTTCTCCTGCCCGCCCAGGCGCTTCAGGATATGAAGCGGCAGGATATCGGGCAGGACCTTCTGGATAAGGCCATAGGGGAACTGGTCATGGCCCGCCGCCACGGGCGTGTGCGTGGTGAAGACGCAGAGCTCCCGGATGCGGTTGACGTCCCAGACCAGGTCCTCGTCCCAGACCTCCTCGATGTCGCGCTTGTACTCCCTGAGAAGCTCCACGGTAAGGAGGCTGGCGTGCCCCTCGTTCATGTGGTATTTCCTGATCTGGAAGTCCAGCTCCCGGAGCATGCGCACCCCGCCGATGCCCAGGACCGCCTCCTGCACGAGCCTGTAGCGCTGGTCTCCGCCGTAGAGGTAGTGGGTAATCTGCCGGTCCTCGGGGCTGTTTTCGGGCATGTCGGTGTCCAGGAAGAAGATGGGGACCTTCCCCCCGGTGATGCTCTCCTGCACGTACATCCACGCCTGCACGAGCACCTGCCGGCCCTCTATCTGCACCGCGACGCGCCCGGGCATGAGTGTGGTGAAGCGCTCCGGGTCCCACGGGGCGCTCCTCTCCCCCTGGGTGCCGTCGGGCTCCAGCTCCTGCTTGAAGTAGCCCATCCTGTGCACAAGGGTGACGGCCACCATGGGTAGCTTCAGGTCCGCCGCCGAGCGGATGGTATCGCCGGCCAGCACGCCCAGGCCTCCGCTGTAGGTGGGCATGTCGTTCAGGAGGCCTATCTCCATGGAGAAGTAGGCTATCTTGGGCTCCCTGACGAACTGGGCAAGCTCAGCCATGCGCATGTTTGTGGGCATGAATCGTTACTCCCGAAGAACGGATTTCGGGGGCCACGGCCCCTGCGACCTGCCACGGCCCCTCCGGTTCACCGTGAAGACCCGGCCGGTCTTCCGGCCGGTCCGGGCCGCATCGTCTTCAAATCGCTCCGGGCCACGCCCGGGGTCACGGACCCTTTTTAATTCGCCCTGGGCGGTGACTTTCCTTTCAAAGGCGAAAGACGTTTTAATGTTCGGTCGCTGCGGGCCGAGCCCGCCCGCGCCCGGTGACCACATGATATCAGCCGCCGCACTCCGCTGGCAAGGGACGCTTCAGCGATGACGTGCACAGGCGACGCTTTTCCGGGCCTGGTGCGAGCAGCTCACAGGGGGCGATGCAAGAACATCCATGTGTGCGTCAGCGCGCCAGGACAACGACGACCACGGCCGGCATCATCATGACAAGCGCGCTCAAAACCCACCAATACGTATGAGGCTCGGAGCGAGTCCTTCCCACGACCGCCCTCATGGAAGCGCCCAATGAGCCCAGGGCGCCAACAATGGCTATCCCCACCGCAAGCAGTCCGCGATTCCGACATCCCAGAACGTCAACCGGCATCGAGGCCACCAGGAGGAATGCGGCCGGTATCACGGAGGGAACAACCACGTAACGGAAAAGGTGTCTCCCGGGCGCTCCGAAAAGGCGGCCGATTCCCTGTTCTCTCACATCATTATTAACCCCAAGAAGGGAACAGGACGTCTGTGTCCTCCATCACATGGGCCATACCTGGCCGCGATGGGGAACACTCCAATGGGCATTGTCCGAAGGGCCCGGGGCGGAGGAGAAGAGTTATCCGGCCAGCTTTATCCCGTACTTCTTGATCCTGTAGCCCATCTGCCGCTGGGTGATGCCCAGCGCGGCGGCGGCCCGCTGCTGCACGTAACCGTTCTCGGCCAGGGCCCGGAGGATGCGCTCCCGCTCGAGGCTCACCACCTCGGAGGTGAGGGACTGCTTCCGCCCGGGAGCGGGCGTGAGGGGCTCGGCCAGGGCCGGGTCGGTCATGCCGTAGGGGAGGTCCTCCACATCCAGGGTCTCCCGCTCGCTCATGATGACCATCCGCTCCAGGGTGTTGGCCAGCTCCCGGACGTTGCCCGGCCAGGCGTAGCCGGCCAGGGCCTCCATGGCCTCCTCGCTCAGGGCGGCCCGCTTTCCGTAGGCCTTTCCGTAGCGCTCCAGGTAATGGTTCACCAGCAGGGGGATGTCGGTCTTCCGCTCCCTCAGGGGCGGCAGCACCAAGGGCACGACGTTGAGCCTCCAGTAGAGGTCCTCCCTGAAAGCGCCCCTGCGGACTTCGCCGGAGAGGTCGCGGTTGGTGGCCGTGATGACCCGGACGTCGGCCCTGATGGGGTGGGAGCTTCCCACCCGCTCGAAGGTGCGCTCCTGGAGCACCCGGAGGAGCTTGCCCTGCACGGCCAGGGGCAGCTCCCCTATCTCGTCCAGGAAGATGGAGCCGCCCCGGGCCGCCTCGAACCTGCCCGCCCGGCGCGTGGTGGCCCCGGTGAACGCCCCCTTCTCGGCCCCGAAGAGCTCCGCCTCCAGGAGGCTCTCCGGCAGGGCGGCACAGTTGACCGGGACGAAGGGCCCCCGGGCCCGCCTGCTCTGGAAGTGCAGCGTCCTGGCGATAAGCTCCTTGCCGGTCCCGGACTCTCCCAGCAGAAGCACCGTGGCCATGGTGTCGGCCACCTTGAGGGCGCTCTTCAGGACCGAGCGGAACCTGTCGGACTCCCCCACGATGTTGGGGGCGCTGTAGCGGTCCTTCAACTGCGAGCGTAGCGCCTCCTTCTCCTGCTCGGTCCTCCGGTACGCCCCCCAGAGCTTGACGAACTGGGCGATGAGCGAGCTTACGATGGCCAGGACGCGGAGGTCGTCGTCCAGGCCCCCGCTCTCCCGGGCGTAGATGCGGTCCACGCTGATGACCCCCAGGGTCTGCCCCTCTATCCGGATGGGCACGCAGATGAAGGAGACCCCCTCCTTCGTGGGCCGGGAGCCCGTGCGGTTGAGGAAGGCCGGCTCGGAGCCGATGTCCGGGACGAACATGGGCTTTCCGGTCTCGATGACCCTCCCCACGATGCCCTCCCCGATGCGGTACTTCCCCTTCCTGACGGCCTCCCGGGTCAGGCCGTGGGCCGCGGCGATGCGGAGCTCCTCGCTCAGGGGGTCGAGGAGAAAGACGCACCCCCGCTGCATGTCCAGCTGCCGGCTCAGGATGTCCATGGCCCGGGAGAGGTTCACTTCCAGGTCGAAGCTCTCGGTGAGGACCCTGCTGACCTCGAGCACGGCGGTCAGCTCCCGGTTCTTCTTCTCGGGCATGGGATGCTCTTTCGTCACGGGTCGCACTCCTTTTCCCGACTGTGGCAGTCGGCAACCTATTGCCGTTATGATAGGACAAAAATGTAGGCCCTGTCAACAAGGGATGGGGGCGGGGGGACGGGCCGGGACGGAGCGCTACAGGGCGCCTGCCGGGGCCACGCTTAGCGCGTAAAGGCCGATGGAAGTGGATTTCACTACGGGGCGCGCGTATTGGAAAAAACGCACCTGTTGAAGATTTCATTCAGGACTGATGCGATGCCGAACGTTCCGCCAGCGAGAAGCAAAGCCACAAATCCGCCGAACCTCTTTCAGCTGACAGGTTGGACAGCCTTTTGACACCCCTTTTCTTTGGTGCTAATTTCTACTCATGTCCAGAGGAGGGAAACGAAGCGACACGTCGTCTCCGTGTGGAAAACGGCCTCGTGCCTCCCTTGCGACCTCGTCCGGGCCGCTTGGTTTAAGCCAGTGAGAGAAAGAAAGCTTCCAAAATCGGTCCATAACTGGGTGAGCCTTGCCGGGGCGGTGGTGGCCGTCGTCTCGGGCGCGATAATACTTTTTCTTCTCGTCATCAATTTCCTGGCGTCCATAACAAACCCCTACCTCGGCATCCTGCTGTACCTGGTCCTGCCGTTGGCGCTGGTGGCCGGCCTCCTGCTGATACCTCTCGGCATGTACGTCCGGTGGCGGTCGCTTCAGAAGAGGGGCGAGGTGATCCGCCTCAAGTGGCCTTCCATAGACCTGAACAAGCCCCGCCACCGAAACGCCTCGCTCGTGTTTTTGCTGGGCACGCTCGCTTTCGTGCTGATGAGCTCGGTGGGCATATACCAGGCGTATCAGTTTTCGGACTCGGTGACCTTTTGCGGGACGACCTGCCACACGATCATGAAGCCGGAGTACACCACGTACCAGCATTCCCCGCACGCCCGGGTAAAGTGCGTGGCCTGCCACATAGGGCCGGGTGCGGGGTGGTACGCGAGGTCGAAGCTTTCGGGGCTTTATCAGGTCTACGCGACAATCGCAAACACCTACCCGAGGCCGATACCAAACCCCATCAAATACCTGAGGCCCCTTCAGGAGGAATGCCTCAGCTGCCACTGGCCCGCGAAGTTCTTCGGGGCCATGGAGCGGCATCTCGACCACTATCTCTATGACAAGCCCAACACCCCCTGGCCCCTCGTCATGCTCCTGAAGGTCGGCGGCGGAAGGCCGGGCACGTTCCGCAGACAGGGCATTCACTGGCATACGAGCCCGGAGATAAGGGTCGAGTACATCGCCACCGACAAGCTCAGGCAGAACATACCCTGGGTCAGGGTAACGGACCTCGGGACCGGAAAGTCCATCGTATACCGGGAAACCGGCAGCAAGCTCTCGAAGGAGGAACCCGCCCGGGCCCAGGCCGCCCGCGTGATGGACTGCATCGACTGCCACAACCACCCGAGCCACACATTCCACAGCCCCGACTACGAAATCGACA comes from the Nitrospirota bacterium genome and includes:
- the glgP gene encoding alpha-glucan family phosphorylase, whose product is MPTNMRMAELAQFVREPKIAYFSMEIGLLNDMPTYSGGLGVLAGDTIRSAADLKLPMVAVTLVHRMGYFKQELEPDGTQGERSAPWDPERFTTLMPGRVAVQIEGRQVLVQAWMYVQESITGGKVPIFFLDTDMPENSPEDRQITHYLYGGDQRYRLVQEAVLGIGGVRMLRELDFQIRKYHMNEGHASLLTVELLREYKRDIEEVWDEDLVWDVNRIRELCVFTTHTPVAAGHDQFPYGLIQKVLPDILPLHILKRLGGQEKLNMTLLGLNLCEYVNGVAKKHRDVSRTMFPGYEIFSVTNGVHSYTWTADPLKRLFDRYLPSWANEPELFVRVGRIPDDELWAAHMECKRKLIDMVNAATGEDLDSETLTVGFARRATAYKRAHLLFWDVERLARIAGGKVQFIFAGKAHPKDIPGKETIKQVFESAEELEGRVKVVYLPGYDMRLALELVSGVDVWLNTPLRPHEASGTSGMKAAHNGVLNFSVLDGWWIEGHIEGYTGWSIGPAPTETTLGASSDKGDADDLYEKLEKLIIPTYYDERCTWIRMMQNAIGKNAYYFNSHRMMRRYVTEAYIR
- a CDS encoding sigma 54-interacting transcriptional regulator — encoded protein: MTKEHPMPEKKNRELTAVLEVSRVLTESFDLEVNLSRAMDILSRQLDMQRGCVFLLDPLSEELRIAAAHGLTREAVRKGKYRIGEGIVGRVIETGKPMFVPDIGSEPAFLNRTGSRPTKEGVSFICVPIRIEGQTLGVISVDRIYARESGGLDDDLRVLAIVSSLIAQFVKLWGAYRRTEQEKEALRSQLKDRYSAPNIVGESDRFRSVLKSALKVADTMATVLLLGESGTGKELIARTLHFQSRRARGPFVPVNCAALPESLLEAELFGAEKGAFTGATTRRAGRFEAARGGSIFLDEIGELPLAVQGKLLRVLQERTFERVGSSHPIRADVRVITATNRDLSGEVRRGAFREDLYWRLNVVPLVLPPLRERKTDIPLLVNHYLERYGKAYGKRAALSEEAMEALAGYAWPGNVRELANTLERMVIMSERETLDVEDLPYGMTDPALAEPLTPAPGRKQSLTSEVVSLERERILRALAENGYVQQRAAAALGITQRQMGYRIKKYGIKLAG
- a CDS encoding thioredoxin family protein yields the protein MSAKRTIEVFSAGCPVCQETVAEVRRAACPSCEVTVLDMKDPAVADRARALGVRSVPAVAIDGKLAGCCAGRGVDIETLKKEGLGRP
- a CDS encoding NapC/NirT family cytochrome c, which codes for MRERKLPKSVHNWVSLAGAVVAVVSGAIILFLLVINFLASITNPYLGILLYLVLPLALVAGLLLIPLGMYVRWRSLQKRGEVIRLKWPSIDLNKPRHRNASLVFLLGTLAFVLMSSVGIYQAYQFSDSVTFCGTTCHTIMKPEYTTYQHSPHARVKCVACHIGPGAGWYARSKLSGLYQVYATIANTYPRPIPNPIKYLRPLQEECLSCHWPAKFFGAMERHLDHYLYDKPNTPWPLVMLLKVGGGRPGTFRRQGIHWHTSPEIRVEYIATDKLRQNIPWVRVTDLGTGKSIVYRETGSKLSKEEPARAQAARVMDCIDCHNHPSHTFHSPDYEIDMAISNGGIDRGIPEIKRVAVKAMEKEYPSADEAAGRIENAITGFYRESYPQFFSKHQPLIANAVKAVQAAFSNSVFPSMRARWTNYPDNTAHFISRGCMRCHDGRHKSAAGTTIPNDCRTCHVILQQGSGRRMEQASDFEEGLDFRHPVDIGGLWKGGVCYECHSGTEP